Genomic window (Culex pipiens pallens isolate TS chromosome 3, TS_CPP_V2, whole genome shotgun sequence):
GACTTGAAGCAGTGTCGCGAGCGAGGCATCCGAGTCGGGTACACACCGGAAGTGCTGACGGACGCAACAGCCGAACTGACCATAGCACTGCTGTTGGCCACGGCTCGACGACTGTTGGAAGCGAACAAAGAAGCTCACACCGGTGGCTGGAAAAGCTGGTCACCCATGTGGATGTGCGGAACGAGCATCAAAAATTCCGTCGTTGGAATCGTTGGCTTTGGGCGAATCGGCCAGGAAATTGCGAAACGACTGGTGCCCTTCAAACCCGCTCAGATTCAATTCTGCTCTCGAACCGATAAATGTTTGACCGCTGAGGAACTGGGCGTAAGTCAGATTCCCTTCGACGAACTGGTGGAAACGAGCGATTTCATCATTGTGGCGTGTTCCTACAACACGGAAACGGCCAATATGTTCAACGATTCGGTATTTTCACGAATGAGACCGTCAACAATCCTGATCAACACCAGCCGTGGCGGGATCATCGACCAGCACGATCTGATCCATGCCCTGAAAGCCGGCAAAATAAGAGCTGCAGGCCTGGACGTAACAACTCCGGAACCCTTACCACTGGACAACCCGCTCCTACACATGAGCAACGTTGTCGTGCTGCCTCACATTGGAAGCGCCGACGTTGAAACGCGCACCGAAATGTCGCGCATAACCGCCTGCAACATAATCAGCGGCCTCAAGGGCGTGAAAATGATTTCGGAAATCTAAATCCAATAAACGCACCAACTATTCAAACCATCTTTTATTGACCACACTCTAACTTCCAACCCGCATCGGCGGCGAAACCAGAATGACCCCGTCTCCCCGCACAAACAGCATCGGAATGGTTCGCTTCGACGTCTTGTACACCTCCTCGTACGTTTCCTCGTCGATCTCGACCGTCGTTACGGTTTCCTCCGCGTCGCCCAGCACCATGTTCAGATGCTGGTCGAAGGCGTGCAGCCGACCGCGCAGTTCTCGCTCGTTGCGCATCTTGACGTAGATTTTCTCGTCCAGGCTCAGCCGGATCAGATCGAGCGGTTCCTTGACCGGGATGATGGGCATCTGAATCGTCGGAGCAGATTTGTATTGACGTGTTTCATtcaattattgcaaaaaaaatacctgtTCCTCTTCAGCCATGGTTATTCTGTAGGGGAAAAAACCCGGTTCCTTTTAGCTTATTGAAATTTGAACTAATCGAATCGCAAAATCGCGCGTTTGTTTATCCGTAAACGATTTGGTTTGATTcgtttgattttattgtttgacAATACATGTTCGAAATTCGAACTCGAAACGGAACTGTCACTGTCAAAAAaggttattaaataaattttatttttagaggCCGAGTTGCCAGATATTCTGCAGACATCCTGACAGAAAATGAAGggctaataaattttattttgttatttaatgtttgtatttttcttcttttattaatttttaatggaaaacaAAAGTAACGAAGCACCGGATttgagtggtagaaatgacagttctcttataaggaatacattgtagaaaaaagcaaaaactgctcgaatggaaatacTCTATTGgtaattttaatttgtaatttttgcattttaaaaatattaagtgctaaaatatataaaaaaatatctaatcaattttaaagttataatttttgtgtttcgaaagatttgaacattaaaaacattgagtttcgattttttcacaaggtactattttttaaaactatcgattttttctaagtttctgaccaaaaaaaaaagtgtatctaAAAAATCTGATTTCTTTTATATTCagttaattgggtactaaactaggtactaaagccctatgtaaatttttatgtacaacctagtgtacaacggtaaaaaacacgattaaaaaccatttctgatcactttttttttctgatcactttttttcattttaatgcaaaaaaaaagttgacaagaaaacattttttctatggatcaaccatggtccccttggaacgagctgtcaagaaggagcttttctgtcaagaaggatcgcgaggttaatttttcaaaattgatttaaaaatccattttaaactctttgtggtcgtacaaagtgtcattgtactcagaaaaataagctttatcgctgtaaacaataatatccgcaatctaagcttcattttaggacccaatttgtgTTTCGAAAAAACAAGtcacattttaagaaaaatacctCAAGAATGTTGTcctaaatttccagtttttttaaatgtattattCATAATTTATTCACTCAAGAAGATAGAAGTTAAACGAAAAAGATAGTGGTCAAGAATGATCGAGAGATTTGCTCCTATTGTATCACGCTCACGTATCGCATGAGAGATATcttctttaaaatattaaaattttcaaagtaaagAATTCCTTtaattacatttcaaaagggccaacatTCAATAcaacgcccatttgaaatgtttcgTCTTGatgccaatattttcaaaatatttgtttcgaatGGATCCTTCAATTTCACAaatcgtcgttgtcgtgctaacttgtcgcacgtacatGTTGGGCCAAATGTCCAATATTCAATCTCTCtaataaaatttgattcaatCTCTCTTAGGAAATTTTATTGGCATTTTTTTCgtctacatattttttttctttttatttgaaaacaatagTGATtcgtaatttgaatttttattttttgcattttaaaaatatcaaatatcaaattttaaaaattgagcatCCATTCtcatctacaactttgccgaagacaccaaatcgatccgaaAATACCTTGAAATGTTACAGCTTTTCGAATACTTAGGTACCATTTATGTATCAACAGCTTCCAAAATTTAATGGATACTTGTATGgaaaaccaatgacacaaaatggcttctttggttatagggaaggcctccacaaagtttgagccaaacaaaaaatacaaaaaaaataaaaatggtcgatatatataatatagagaattttgtcctaaaattaagctttaatggagcacccgcagtcgagcagtttttgacagttcgctccataagaaatacattttagaaaaaagcaaaaactgctcgaatggaaatgctccatttgtgatattatttttcttaacgataaagcttttttttatttgagtacaacccaacaacccaaggTACAACcgcaaataaatttttaaaaaataacttcgcggcccttcttgacagtccaggtcctacttgacagctcgttccaaggggaccatagttgatccatcgaaaacatgttgtattgttatttatttatttattttttgcattaactaTACGCACTTCAGGCTAgtctgcagatcggaaggaaaggggtcaagaaacagctttactaacagcagaacaaaggagagggagcgatttcttggggcttttcttcaccctctctgacttgcttgcgctgccgctgctgcccatttaatttttttcttgaccggttccttccaaAGTGCGTATACTGCTTTCGGAAGGAAccagtcaagaaaaaaatcaaatgggcagcagcggcagcgcaagcatgtcagagagggtgaagaaaagccccaagaaatcgctccctctcctttgttctgctgttcgtaaagctgtttcttgaacCGTTTctttccgatctgcatactagcctttaaaatgaaaaaaaaggtgatcagaaatgattttaaatcgTTGTTCATTGTATTGCATTGCTCTGATGTTTTTCCCTAAAAACCTCTTGCATACATTTTAGTTGGCACATCCACAGACTCGAATCAACTGACATCACTGCTTGTCTGACAGTCGCCAAGCGTGGTCCGCTTCAAGTTCTTCGAACGGTGTGCATTGTAAACATGTGCTTGGTTGACGAGCGATTCGAGCTGTGAAATTAACtatttttgcaataatttgGTGTTTAAACAAGTAAAATTATTGACTGAAGAAGCCCTATAAGGCTAAAACATCTTCTCAAACTATTTGTAGTGTAAGTATGTTGATATTTTAGTGCTAGCCATGtcatttaaatttgtgataataAAAAAAGCGCTGAAAGTTTGGCTTATGAAATTCCAGTGTTGATTGAAGTTTTAGCGTTATCTTtagtatattttatttaaaacaaaaacttattAAAAGAA
Coding sequences:
- the LOC120427017 gene encoding glyoxylate reductase/hydroxypyruvate reductase, with amino-acid sequence MNTILKSSRLLSLSATRLSTSLWCGFSRGSTSSRPSFQIRPYCFNFVTMKPTVYVTRNDYARIGLDLLKEECELTIWDEPSPVPREEFMKNVAGKDAIFCSLNDRIDKELLDQAGPSLKVIGTISVGFDHIDLKQCRERGIRVGYTPEVLTDATAELTIALLLATARRLLEANKEAHTGGWKSWSPMWMCGTSIKNSVVGIVGFGRIGQEIAKRLVPFKPAQIQFCSRTDKCLTAEELGVSQIPFDELVETSDFIIVACSYNTETANMFNDSVFSRMRPSTILINTSRGGIIDQHDLIHALKAGKIRAAGLDVTTPEPLPLDNPLLHMSNVVVLPHIGSADVETRTEMSRITACNIISGLKGVKMISEI
- the LOC120427019 gene encoding U6 snRNA-associated Sm-like protein LSm3, with protein sequence MAEEEQMPIIPVKEPLDLIRLSLDEKIYVKMRNERELRGRLHAFDQHLNMVLGDAEETVTTVEIDEETYEEVYKTSKRTIPMLFVRGDGVILVSPPMRVGS